In Candidatus Krumholzibacteriia bacterium, the following proteins share a genomic window:
- a CDS encoding BamA/TamA family outer membrane protein — MLFLVPLLAGLLSIESRAAAQRFESEAYQWAQGRMIDTVYVHGNTRVKSIAIQRELESRQGGRIDANAVERDQRYVADLSPFATVAIHVEPVGADNCVMHVVVTERPALLLNLIYPVLDYDINTERLVYGLKWYDRNFRRRLESFSLDAKRDNRNNESASASWSTAWIGWKHIGTGLNVAYLKREEASSEPGIIEQARGGVSVSLPLTESRIAFSQMIFGLGTAHNRVGVRGQQSEDENLISPSVGFRFDDRYGSLKVRRGTYFYINAVASKVINGEQQAYYRVDNDIRHFTPLDETTVLGLRSLANIQLGEYPDYIRFGIGGAGGIRGYEQSDFRSAHRWIQSLELRIMPWPKLLYRVPFLGITDFQFGLVAFVDTGIGWTTPEEFKYDNFHSGFGVGLRLFSPIQDVLRVDLASGARGGIRPYFSAGSNF; from the coding sequence GTGCTGTTCCTCGTGCCCCTGCTGGCCGGACTCCTCTCCATAGAATCCCGTGCCGCCGCGCAGCGCTTCGAGAGCGAGGCGTACCAGTGGGCCCAGGGCCGCATGATCGACACGGTCTACGTCCACGGCAACACGCGCGTGAAGTCCATCGCCATCCAGCGCGAACTGGAATCGCGCCAGGGCGGGCGGATCGACGCGAACGCGGTGGAGCGCGATCAGCGCTACGTGGCCGACCTGAGCCCCTTCGCGACGGTCGCCATACACGTGGAGCCGGTGGGCGCGGACAACTGCGTAATGCACGTGGTGGTGACCGAACGCCCCGCCCTGCTGCTCAATCTCATCTACCCGGTGCTCGACTACGACATCAACACCGAGCGCCTGGTGTACGGGCTCAAGTGGTACGACCGCAACTTCCGCCGCCGGCTGGAGAGTTTCTCGCTGGACGCAAAGCGGGACAACCGCAACAACGAGTCCGCGTCGGCGTCGTGGTCAACCGCCTGGATCGGGTGGAAGCACATCGGCACCGGGTTGAATGTCGCGTACCTGAAGCGGGAGGAAGCGTCGTCGGAGCCGGGCATCATCGAACAGGCGCGGGGCGGCGTTTCGGTCTCGCTTCCGCTGACCGAGAGCCGCATTGCGTTCTCCCAGATGATCTTCGGGCTGGGGACGGCGCACAATCGCGTGGGAGTGCGCGGCCAGCAGTCCGAGGACGAGAACCTCATCAGCCCCTCCGTGGGATTTCGTTTTGATGACCGTTATGGGAGCCTCAAGGTGCGCCGCGGAACCTACTTTTATATCAACGCGGTCGCCAGCAAGGTGATCAACGGCGAACAGCAGGCCTACTACCGGGTTGACAACGACATCCGCCATTTCACACCGCTGGATGAGACCACGGTGCTCGGATTGCGCTCGCTCGCCAACATTCAACTGGGCGAGTATCCGGACTACATCCGGTTCGGCATTGGAGGCGCGGGAGGGATCCGCGGCTACGAGCAGAGCGACTTCCGTTCCGCGCACCGCTGGATCCAGTCGCTGGAGCTGCGCATCATGCCATGGCCGAAGTTGCTCTACCGGGTGCCGTTCCTCGGGATCACCGACTTCCAGTTCGGGCTGGTGGCCTTCGTCGACACCGGCATCGGCTGGACCACGCCGGAGGAGTTCAAGTACGACAACTTCCACAGCGGCTTCGGCGTGGGCCTGAGGCTCTTCTCTCCCATCCAGGACGTGCTGCGGGTGGACCTCGCGTCCGGCGCGCGGGGCGGGATCCGTCCGTACTTTAGCGCCGGCAGCAACTTCTAG
- the rlmN gene encoding 23S rRNA (adenine(2503)-C(2))-methyltransferase RlmN yields MTHLRNLSLTDLRELVLASGEPEYRCRQLTTWMYGRLEDDIARMSDLPAPFREQLGAAALVRSIQAVSVQQSAVDGTRKFLFQLPDGNRIESVLMHYDRRSTACVSSQVGCPLDCVFCETARGGFRRNLTAGEIIDQVCVLKREAGPPSRKINIVFMGMGEPLLNLPAVVDAIRTINDPAGLNLGEKRITVSTSSFPERIRELADSDAQCSLALSLNAPNDEKRAKLMPKASRFSIDELLDAARYFARSGKRRVTLEYVLIPGLTMDDADADQLGRRVHRQPFKVNLIPYNPGRQDPFPRPDEAAIDRFAARLLPVAPAVTVRRSRGVDIDAACGQLWNLSLNDKKRPVEGAA; encoded by the coding sequence ATGACCCACCTGAGAAACCTGTCCCTCACCGACTTGCGCGAGCTGGTCCTCGCCAGCGGTGAACCCGAGTACCGCTGCCGGCAGCTTACCACCTGGATGTACGGCCGCCTGGAGGACGACATCGCGCGCATGAGCGACCTGCCGGCGCCGTTTCGCGAGCAGCTCGGCGCAGCCGCGCTGGTACGCAGCATCCAGGCGGTCTCGGTGCAGCAGTCCGCCGTCGACGGCACGCGCAAGTTTCTCTTCCAGCTTCCCGACGGCAACCGCATCGAATCGGTGCTGATGCACTACGACCGGCGCAGCACCGCGTGCGTGTCCTCGCAGGTGGGATGTCCGCTCGACTGTGTGTTCTGTGAGACGGCGAGGGGCGGCTTCCGGCGCAATCTCACGGCGGGCGAGATCATCGACCAGGTGTGCGTGCTCAAGCGCGAGGCCGGTCCGCCGTCGCGCAAGATCAACATCGTCTTCATGGGCATGGGCGAGCCTCTGCTCAATCTCCCCGCGGTGGTCGACGCCATCCGCACCATCAATGATCCCGCCGGGTTGAACCTGGGCGAGAAGCGCATCACCGTGTCGACGTCGAGTTTTCCGGAGCGTATTCGTGAGCTGGCGGACTCGGACGCGCAGTGCTCGCTGGCGCTTTCGCTCAACGCGCCCAACGACGAGAAGCGCGCGAAGCTGATGCCGAAGGCGTCACGCTTCTCCATAGACGAACTGCTCGACGCCGCGCGCTACTTCGCGCGTTCCGGCAAGCGGCGCGTCACGCTGGAGTACGTGCTGATACCCGGACTCACCATGGACGACGCCGACGCCGACCAACTGGGCCGCCGCGTGCACCGGCAGCCCTTCAAGGTGAACCTCATTCCTTACAACCCCGGCCGCCAGGACCCCTTCCCCCGCCCGGACGAGGCGGCCATCGACCGTTTCGCCGCGCGGCTGCTGCCGGTGGCGCCGGCCGTGACCGTGCGCCGCAGCCGCGGTGTCGATATCGACGCCGCGTGTGGTCAGCTGTGGAATCTTTCCCTGAACGACAAGAAGAGGCCTGTGGAAGGGGCAGCTTGA
- a CDS encoding sigma-54 dependent transcriptional regulator yields the protein MPRTILIADDEQGVRNSLQRLLEFESYRVVMATDGPSALAAVRDRPIDLALVDIKMPGMDGLEVLAQLHSDQPQLPVVIISGHGTIQTAVEATRLGAFDFVEKPIDADRLLLVIRNGLAQRRLLKENVTLKAAVRQKTQIVGRHPEIQKIMETIRKVAPANARVLIMGENGTGKEMVARALHELSPRAEEPFVEVNCAAIPEELIESELFGHERGAFTGAVGRRVGKFELADGGTLFLDEVGDMSLNAQAKVLRVLQESVFERVGGTETMRVDVRVIAATNKDLLKASREGSFREDLFYRLNVVPITVPPLRERASDIPTLVEYFLQQTATELGQAPRKVSRAAMERLQEYAWPGNVRELKNMVERLVILSSGASIEVSDLPDLAAAEKSEGRYFDIATYTEFRDAVEKEFLERKLRLFNHNVSKTARRLGMQRSNLYKKLEKFGIPYKSGRDDEAEEGEN from the coding sequence ATGCCCAGAACCATTCTGATCGCCGATGACGAGCAGGGAGTGCGCAACTCGCTGCAGCGCCTGCTCGAGTTCGAGTCCTACCGGGTGGTGATGGCCACCGACGGACCCTCGGCCCTGGCCGCGGTGCGCGATCGCCCCATCGACCTTGCCCTGGTCGACATCAAGATGCCGGGGATGGACGGGCTCGAAGTGCTTGCGCAGCTGCACTCGGACCAGCCGCAGCTGCCGGTGGTGATCATCTCCGGTCACGGCACCATCCAGACCGCGGTGGAGGCCACCCGGCTGGGGGCGTTCGACTTCGTCGAGAAGCCCATCGACGCAGACCGCCTGCTGCTGGTCATCCGCAACGGGCTCGCCCAGCGCCGGCTGCTCAAGGAAAACGTCACGCTCAAGGCCGCGGTCCGCCAGAAGACCCAGATCGTCGGCCGGCACCCCGAGATTCAGAAGATCATGGAAACGATCCGCAAGGTCGCACCCGCCAACGCGCGCGTGCTGATCATGGGGGAGAACGGGACCGGTAAGGAGATGGTCGCCCGGGCGCTGCACGAGCTGAGCCCGCGGGCCGAGGAGCCGTTCGTGGAGGTAAACTGCGCGGCCATCCCCGAGGAACTCATCGAGAGCGAGCTGTTCGGCCACGAACGCGGGGCCTTCACGGGTGCCGTGGGCCGGCGGGTGGGCAAGTTCGAGCTTGCCGACGGCGGGACCCTCTTTCTGGACGAGGTGGGGGACATGAGCCTCAACGCCCAGGCCAAGGTGCTGCGCGTGCTGCAGGAGTCGGTCTTCGAACGGGTGGGTGGAACCGAGACCATGCGGGTGGACGTGCGCGTGATCGCCGCCACCAACAAGGACCTGCTCAAGGCGAGCAGGGAGGGGAGCTTCCGCGAGGATCTGTTCTACCGGCTCAACGTGGTACCCATTACGGTACCCCCCTTGCGCGAGCGGGCCAGCGACATCCCCACCCTGGTGGAGTATTTCTTGCAGCAGACCGCGACGGAACTGGGCCAGGCGCCGCGCAAGGTCTCCCGGGCCGCCATGGAGCGGCTGCAGGAGTACGCCTGGCCGGGTAACGTGCGTGAATTGAAGAACATGGTTGAGCGGCTGGTGATCCTGTCCTCCGGGGCGTCCATCGAGGTCTCCGACCTGCCGGACCTGGCCGCGGCGGAGAAATCCGAGGGAAGGTATTTTGATATAGCAACTTACACCGAGTTTCGGGACGCCGTGGAGAAGGAGTTCCTGGAGCGCAAGCTCCGCCTTTTCAATCACAATGTGAGCAAGACGGCCCGGCGCCTGGGGATGCAGCGCAGCAACCTGTACAAGAAGCTCGAGAAGTTCGGAATACCATACAAAAGTGGCCGTGACGACGAGGCGGAGGAAGGGGAAAACTGA